One segment of Anatilimnocola aggregata DNA contains the following:
- the nagB gene encoding glucosamine-6-phosphate deaminase yields the protein MRVIIESDAQSASRRGANFVTDLVRKKPNCVLGLATGSTPQSMYRELIRRHKEEGLDFSQVRTFNLDEYVGLGPAHPQSYRYFMQQNLFDHINIPPAQTHVPDGRALDFETHCRQYEQLIKECGGIDLQVLGVGTDGHIAFNEPGSSLGSRTRLKTLATETIRDNARFFGGEDKVPRLAVTMGVGTILESRRCLFLAFGPQKAIAVRDTVEGPITAQVTASALQLHREVIGVFDEAAARLLVRRDYYAEVERAQCLLEAGEFRALGIGVQ from the coding sequence GTGCGCGTCATTATCGAGTCCGATGCCCAGAGTGCGAGTCGGCGGGGAGCGAACTTTGTTACCGACCTGGTTCGAAAGAAGCCCAACTGCGTCCTCGGCCTGGCCACCGGCAGCACGCCGCAGAGCATGTACCGCGAGCTGATTCGGCGGCACAAGGAAGAGGGGCTCGACTTCTCGCAGGTTCGCACCTTCAACCTCGATGAATACGTCGGACTGGGGCCGGCACATCCGCAGAGCTATCGTTACTTCATGCAGCAGAATCTGTTCGACCACATCAATATTCCACCGGCCCAAACGCACGTCCCCGACGGCCGCGCCCTCGATTTCGAAACCCACTGCCGCCAGTACGAACAGCTGATCAAAGAATGCGGCGGCATCGATCTGCAAGTGCTGGGCGTGGGGACCGATGGGCATATCGCGTTCAATGAACCTGGGTCTTCGCTGGGGAGTCGCACGCGCCTGAAGACGCTGGCCACCGAGACGATTCGGGACAACGCCCGCTTCTTCGGCGGCGAAGACAAGGTGCCGCGTCTGGCCGTGACGATGGGAGTCGGCACCATTCTCGAATCGCGCCGCTGCTTGTTCCTGGCCTTCGGTCCGCAAAAAGCGATCGCCGTGCGCGATACGGTCGAAGGACCAATCACCGCCCAAGTTACTGCTTCGGCCCTGCAACTCCATCGCGAAGTGATCGGCGTCTTCGACGAGGCGGCTGCTCGCTTGCTCGTCCGCCGCGACTACTACGCGGAAGTCGAGCGCGCGCAATGCCTGCTCGAGGCGGGCGAATTTCGCGCGCTGGGCATCGGGGTGCAGTAA
- a CDS encoding S1C family serine protease → MSDRISYQQISGPSNPGDGRERAPGAVPSESDLLDAYSQAVVNVVEKVSPAVISVTGEGGGSGSGFIIKADGYAITNSHVVGGRQKLIAQTDDGDRLDAKVVGDDPATDIAVLRLAASDLPSAELADSDAVRVGQLVIAMGSPMGLHSTVSTGIISATGRTLRGNDGRLIESIIQHTAPINPGNSGGPLVDSRGRVVGVNTAIIALAQGLGFAVSGKTAEWVASEILAYGRVRRRQLGVTAAVERLPKALVREFDLLSDQIVRVIEVMPRGVAQRSGIRSDDIIVAINDRLVTSVDDIHRLLTSIPHATSLVMTLLRGRTKLEVEVAWQS, encoded by the coding sequence ATGTCAGACCGCATTTCCTATCAACAAATATCGGGGCCAAGCAATCCAGGTGACGGACGCGAACGTGCTCCCGGGGCAGTCCCCAGCGAAAGTGACCTGCTCGATGCCTATTCGCAGGCCGTTGTAAACGTGGTCGAGAAAGTCTCGCCAGCTGTCATCAGCGTGACCGGCGAAGGGGGAGGCTCTGGCTCGGGGTTCATCATCAAGGCCGACGGTTATGCGATTACGAACAGCCATGTGGTCGGCGGCCGCCAAAAGTTGATCGCCCAAACCGACGACGGCGACCGCCTCGATGCCAAAGTCGTGGGGGATGATCCGGCGACCGATATCGCCGTGTTGCGACTTGCTGCCAGCGATCTGCCGTCGGCGGAACTGGCCGATTCCGATGCGGTGCGCGTCGGACAACTGGTGATCGCCATGGGGAGTCCCATGGGCCTTCACTCGACTGTCTCCACGGGCATCATCAGTGCCACGGGGCGTACCTTGCGCGGGAACGACGGCCGCTTAATTGAAAGCATTATTCAGCACACCGCGCCGATTAATCCCGGCAATAGTGGCGGGCCACTCGTCGACTCGCGCGGTCGCGTCGTCGGTGTGAACACGGCCATCATTGCCCTCGCACAGGGCCTCGGGTTTGCGGTCTCGGGAAAAACAGCCGAATGGGTCGCGTCGGAAATTCTCGCTTATGGTCGTGTTCGGCGCCGCCAATTAGGTGTGACCGCCGCTGTCGAACGATTGCCCAAGGCGTTGGTTCGCGAGTTCGATTTGCTCTCCGATCAAATCGTCCGCGTGATCGAAGTCATGCCCCGCGGAGTTGCTCAGCGGAGCGGCATTCGCTCGGACGACATCATTGTGGCCATCAATGATCGTCTCGTGACCAGCGTCGACGATATCCATCGTCTGCTGACTTCGATTCCGCACGCAACGTCCCTCGTCATGACCTTGCTGCGTGGACGGACGAAACTTGAAGTGGAAGTTGCCTGGCAGAGTTAA
- a CDS encoding organic hydroperoxide resistance protein, whose translation MSQLEKVLYTAKTHTTGGRDGASRSSDGRLEVTLSSPGAAGTGTNPEQLFAAGWSACFIGAMGVAASKLKVTLPAERAIDAEVDLGLVDGGYQLRARLNVSLPGLDRAVAQAIVDAAHQICPYSKATRGNIDVAITLV comes from the coding sequence ATGTCTCAACTAGAGAAAGTCCTCTACACCGCCAAGACACACACGACCGGTGGCCGCGACGGCGCGTCGCGCAGTTCGGACGGACGTCTCGAAGTCACACTGTCGTCGCCCGGCGCTGCAGGCACGGGCACAAATCCGGAACAGCTATTTGCGGCTGGTTGGTCGGCCTGCTTCATCGGGGCAATGGGAGTGGCTGCCAGCAAGCTGAAAGTAACCCTGCCAGCTGAGCGGGCCATCGATGCCGAGGTCGATCTCGGGTTGGTCGATGGCGGTTATCAACTTCGCGCTCGTTTGAACGTCAGTTTGCCAGGCTTAGATCGGGCCGTGGCGCAGGCGATCGTCGACGCGGCCCATCAGATCTGCCCCTATTCCAAGGCGACACGGGGCAACATCGATGTGGCGATCACACTTGTCTAA